The sequence CGTACTGCTCGTTCACCAGCTCGCCGGACGCGGACCGGCATTCGAGGTAGACGGTCGCCCGAGTGCCCTTCGGCAGTCCCTCGTAGCCGGTCATCTTCGCCCGCGACACCAGTTCGTCGCCGGGCCGGATCGGGCGGTGGAAGCGGAAGTCCTGCTCGCCGTGCAGCACCCGCCCGAACAGCGACGGCGGCACCACCTCCAGCGCCGGTTCGAGCAGCGACTGGAACACCGGCACGATCGCGAAGACCGGGCTCGCGACGTCCCCCGCGCGGTGGGCCGGGATCGGGTCGTTCGTCGCCGCCGCGTACTCGGCGAGCCGCTCGCGCGTGACGTCGAACGACACCGGCGAAGTCCACTTGTCGAGCCCGGCCGGATCGAACTTCACGCGACCAGCGCCTTGAACTTCTCGAGGGACTCGTCGAGGTTCTTCTTGCCGTCCTTCTCCACGGCCTTGCCGAGCGCGCCGACGATCATCTGGCCGGTGAACTCGGCGTCGATGCTCGCGGCCGAGCCGGACCCGGCCGGTGCCACCGAAAGCGAGAAGCTGATCTTCACCCCGGCCATCCCGGTTCCGGAAATGACCAGCTGGTGAGGGGCGTCGTAGGTGTCGACGGTCCAGGTGATCGTGTTCGCCATCCCGAGCATCGTGACGACTTCGGACACCTGCGAGCCCTGCGAGAACTCCGCGGGGACGTCCCCCTTCCACTTGGTGTGGATGGTCAGCCACTTCTCGAAGTTGTTCGGGTTCGAGAACTCCGCCCACACCTTGTCCGGCGGGGCGGGCAGTTCGACGCTGGCGCTGATCCGGCCCATGTTTTCTCCTAAGCTCGCTGGTAGGCGGTGACGACGGCAGCGCCACCGAGTCCGATGTTGTGCTGCAAGGCGGCGCGCACGTCCGGGACCTGACGCCGGTCCGCGTCGCCGCGCAGCTGCCAGGTGAGTTCGGCGCACTGGGCGAGTCCGGTGGCGCCGAGCGGGTGCCCCTTCGAGATCAGCCCGCCGGACGGGTTGACGACCCAGCGCCCGCCGTACGTCGTGTCGCCGGCGTCGACCAGGT is a genomic window of Amycolatopsis lexingtonensis containing:
- a CDS encoding SRPBCC family protein, with the protein product MGRISASVELPAPPDKVWAEFSNPNNFEKWLTIHTKWKGDVPAEFSQGSQVSEVVTMLGMANTITWTVDTYDAPHQLVISGTGMAGVKISFSLSVAPAGSGSAASIDAEFTGQMIVGALGKAVEKDGKKNLDESLEKFKALVA